One segment of Hippopotamus amphibius kiboko isolate mHipAmp2 chromosome 2, mHipAmp2.hap2, whole genome shotgun sequence DNA contains the following:
- the ARHGAP11A gene encoding rho GTPase-activating protein 11A isoform X1, with protein MWDRRLVRLAVVQQLRAVHGIKVKGGRAQCDRRRQETAATETVGKIFGVPFDALPQSVVPKYGHIPRYRFTIFMSFLVDACSCLEEHIHTEGLFRKSGSVIRLKALKNKVDHGERCLSSAPACDIAGLLKQFFRELPEPILPTGLHEALFKAQQLRPEERNKATLLLSCLMADNTINILRYFFNFLRKVSLRSSENKMDSSNLAVILAPNLLQTSEGHEKMSANTEKKLRLQAAVVQTLIDYASDIGHVPDFILEKMPAMLGIDSLCATPSLEGFEEGDYETPGDCKRKRRQSVGDFVSGALNKLKSNRTPSITPQQERIAQLSISPTILTPNAKRKLPVDSHGFSSKKRKSIKHNFNFELLPSNLFSSTSTPVSVHCDTSPEVSSQSSLSPVAISGNHLISTSVLRRSKRLASKKVCRVESGKAGCFSPKISRKEKVRRSLRLKFNLGKSSKDGNVCSGVDRSENVGRRLANQSLKNRIESVKTGLLFSPDIDERLTKKGSKKISKSEENLLTPKRLGGRNYRMSWTGPSNSSFQGIDGNEASPIDAVLEVENSSLEPDMMVEKSSVSSYELTSSNVHSKHNNNVTSSSLSGDENNLTTETVVKIQKAFSESGNNLHALLNHRQSSLINVGKVKFNETSSIEYSPEENLFEINNLTVIESNEPPTSKDENSFSERDFSLHQAQKLGREATINCYSTQMKIELENNIHLNIPKDCLSKQELPSDEQIKKQESPRDTLSTKLKENENMIEENLLKRAASREDVASTSSSKQIVCNSAHLSKPRPVRIVKQQSLVETCDKTVSEHLQMTEHGKVSDHIQWFNNLSLNEPNRTKVKSPLKFQRTPVRQSVRRINSLLEYGGQPPRHKLASLGDAASPLVKSVSCDSALPFRIERMSEDSSVPCTRSSPKEQKSTSCKQSNVDTISKSSMAVTSTSFSQMKRHPNSRNASLGSTRVCKQEVISNGQIKFPLDDLTNHGIVKSVVNNDMGFSSGINNRVLRRPSEKERVWYKGSPKNPIGKAQLLPTSRPVDL; from the exons ATGTGGGATCGGAGGCTGGTGCGATTGGCCGTTGTACAGCAGCTTCGAGCTGTCCATGGCATTAAGGTCAAGGGTGGCCGTGCCCAGTGCGATCGCAGGAGGCAGGAAACAGCAGCCACGGAAACAGTG GGTAAAATATTTGGAGTACCTTTTGATGCATTGCCGCAGTCTGTTGTACCAAAATATGGACATATTCCAAG ATACAGATTCACAATCTTCATGAG ttttcttgTTGATGCTTGCTCATGTTTAGAAGAGCATATTCATACAGAAGGGCTTTTTAGGAAATCGGGATCTGTTATTCGTCTAAAAGCACTAAAG aataaagTGGATCATGGTGAAAGATGCCTGTCTTCTGCACCTGCTTGTGATATTGCAGGACTTCTGAAGCAGTTTTTTAGGGAATTGCCTGAGCCCATTCTCCCAACTGGTTTGCATGAAGCACTTTTTAAAGCACAACAATTAAGACCAGAGGAGAGGAATAAAGCTACATTGTTGCTCTCCTGTCTTATGGCTGACAACACAATTAATATATTAAGATACTTCTTTAACTTTCTCAGGAAAGTTTCTCTCAG gtcCAGTGAGAATAAGATGGATAGCAGCAATCTTGCTGTAATACTTGCACCTAATCTTCTTCAGACAAGtgaaggacatgaaaagatgtctgCTAACACAGAAAAAAAGCTGCGATTACAGGCTGCAGTAGTACAAACTCTTATTGATTATGCATCAGATATTG GGCATGTTCCAGATTTTATCCTAGAAAAGATGCCAGCTATGTTGGGTATTGATAGTCTCTGTGCTACTCCATCCCTAGAAGGCTTTGAAGAAGGTGATTATGAAACTCCTGGTGACTGTAAGAGAAAGCGAAGACAAAGTGTAGGAG ATTTTGTTAGTGGAGCATTAAATAAACTTAAATCTAACAGGACACCCTCTATTACACCTCAACAGGAAAGAATTG ccCAGCTATCCATTTCACCAACAATTCTTACACCAAATGCTAAGCGTAAACTGCCAGTAGATTCTCATGGTTTCTCAAGTAAGAAAAGGAAGTCCATCAAGCACAATTTTAACTTTGAGTTGTTGCCAAGTAATCTCTTCAGTAGCACTTCTACACCAGTATCAG TTCACTGTGATACAAGCCCAGAAGTGTCATCTCAGAGTTCACTCTCACCTGTTGCCATCAGTGGAAACCATTTGATCAGTACAAGTGTGCTAAGGCGAAGTAAAAGGCTTGCAAGCAAAAAAGTTTGCAG GGTGGAATCAGGAAAAGCAGGCTGCTTTTCTCCTAAAATCAGCCGTAAAGAAAAGGTTCGAAGATCTCTTCGTTTGAAATTTAATCTAGGGAAAAGTAGCAAAGATGGA AATGTGTGTTCTGGTGTTGATAGATCTGAAAATGTTGGTCGACGACTTGcaaatcaaagtttaaaaaataggatTGAATCTGTAAAAACAGGTCTGCTTTTTAGCCCAGATATTGATGAAAGATTAACAAAAAAAG GTTCAAAGAAGATCAGTAAGTCTGAGGAAAACTTATTAACTCCAAAGCGACTAGGTGGAAGAAATTACCGGATGTCTTGGACTGGACCTAGTAATTCAAGTTTTCAAGGAATAGATGGAAATGAAGCTTCTCCAATAGATGCAGTTCTTGAGGTGGAAAACTCTTCTTTGGAGCCTGATATGATGGTTGAAAAGTCATCTGTTAGCTCATATGAGCTTACCTCTTCTAATGTACACAGTAAGCATAATAACAACGTAACTAGCAGCTCTCTTAGTGGGGATGAAAATAACCTGACCACAGAGACTGTGGTGAAAATTCAGAAGGCATTTTCTGAATCTGGAAATAATCTTCATGCATTGCTAAATCACAGGCAATCATCATTAATTAATGTGGGGAAAGTAAAATTTAACGAAACATCTTCTATTGAATATAGCCCAGAAGAAAATCTATTTGAAATTAATAATTTGACTGTGATAGAATCAAATGAACCCCCCACTAGTAAAGATGAAAATAGTTTTTCAGAAAGAGACTTTTCACTACATCAGGCTCAAAAATTGGGTAGAGAAGCCACTATAAATTGTTACTCAACTCAGATGAAGATAGAACTAGAAAACAACATTCATTTGAATATACCAAAAGATTGCTTAAGCAAGCAAGAATTGCCCAgtgatgaacaaataaagaaacaagagTCCCCAAGGGATACACTAAGTACCAAATTAAAGGAGAATGAAAATATGATTGAAGAGAACTTACTGAAACGCGCAGCTTCTAGGGAGGATGTGGCTAGTACCTCTTCCTCAAAGCAGATTGTGTGTAATAGCGCACACCTGTCAAAACCTAGGCCTGTGAGAATTGTTAAACAGCAGTCACTGGTGGAAACATGTGATAAAACGGTTTCTGAACACTTACAAATGACAGAGCATGGAAAGGTTTCAGACCATATACAGTGGTTTAACAATCTTTCTTTAAATGAACCAAATAGGACAAAAGTTAAGTCACCTCTGAAGTTTCAGCGTACTCCTGTCCGTCAGTCTGTCAGAAGAATTAATTCTTTGTTGGAGTATGGTGGACAACCTCCAAGGCATAAATTAGCAAGTCTTGGTGATGCTGCTTCTCCTCTGGTTAAATCAGTGAGCTGTGATAGTGCTCTTCCCTTTCGTATAGAAAGAATGTCAGAAGATTCCTCTGTTCCATGTACCAGATCAAGTCCTAAAGAACAGAAGTCTACATCATGCAAACAGTCAAATGTTGATACGATTTCAAAATCAAGCATGGCGGTAACTTCTACATCTTTCTCACAAATGAAGAGGCACCCAAACTCTAGGAATGCTTCTCTTGGGTCCACCAGAGTTTGTAAACAGGAAGTGATATCTAATGGCCAAATTAAGTTTCCCTTGGATGATCTGACAAATCATGGTATAGTAAAATCTGTTGTAAACAATGACATGGGCTTTTCTTCTGGCATAAATAACAGGGTCCTTAGAAGACCATCAGAAAAAGAGAGGGTCTGGTATAAAGGTTCTCCAAAAAATCCTATTGGAAAAGCTCAACTACTACCAACAAGTAGACCTGTAGACTTGTAA
- the ARHGAP11A gene encoding rho GTPase-activating protein 11A isoform X2, giving the protein MWDRRLVRLAVVQQLRAVHGIKVKGGRAQCDRRRQETAATETVGKIFGVPFDALPQSVVPKYGHIPSFLVDACSCLEEHIHTEGLFRKSGSVIRLKALKNKVDHGERCLSSAPACDIAGLLKQFFRELPEPILPTGLHEALFKAQQLRPEERNKATLLLSCLMADNTINILRYFFNFLRKVSLRSSENKMDSSNLAVILAPNLLQTSEGHEKMSANTEKKLRLQAAVVQTLIDYASDIGHVPDFILEKMPAMLGIDSLCATPSLEGFEEGDYETPGDCKRKRRQSVGDFVSGALNKLKSNRTPSITPQQERIAQLSISPTILTPNAKRKLPVDSHGFSSKKRKSIKHNFNFELLPSNLFSSTSTPVSVHCDTSPEVSSQSSLSPVAISGNHLISTSVLRRSKRLASKKVCRVESGKAGCFSPKISRKEKVRRSLRLKFNLGKSSKDGNVCSGVDRSENVGRRLANQSLKNRIESVKTGLLFSPDIDERLTKKGSKKISKSEENLLTPKRLGGRNYRMSWTGPSNSSFQGIDGNEASPIDAVLEVENSSLEPDMMVEKSSVSSYELTSSNVHSKHNNNVTSSSLSGDENNLTTETVVKIQKAFSESGNNLHALLNHRQSSLINVGKVKFNETSSIEYSPEENLFEINNLTVIESNEPPTSKDENSFSERDFSLHQAQKLGREATINCYSTQMKIELENNIHLNIPKDCLSKQELPSDEQIKKQESPRDTLSTKLKENENMIEENLLKRAASREDVASTSSSKQIVCNSAHLSKPRPVRIVKQQSLVETCDKTVSEHLQMTEHGKVSDHIQWFNNLSLNEPNRTKVKSPLKFQRTPVRQSVRRINSLLEYGGQPPRHKLASLGDAASPLVKSVSCDSALPFRIERMSEDSSVPCTRSSPKEQKSTSCKQSNVDTISKSSMAVTSTSFSQMKRHPNSRNASLGSTRVCKQEVISNGQIKFPLDDLTNHGIVKSVVNNDMGFSSGINNRVLRRPSEKERVWYKGSPKNPIGKAQLLPTSRPVDL; this is encoded by the exons ATGTGGGATCGGAGGCTGGTGCGATTGGCCGTTGTACAGCAGCTTCGAGCTGTCCATGGCATTAAGGTCAAGGGTGGCCGTGCCCAGTGCGATCGCAGGAGGCAGGAAACAGCAGCCACGGAAACAGTG GGTAAAATATTTGGAGTACCTTTTGATGCATTGCCGCAGTCTGTTGTACCAAAATATGGACATATTCCAAG ttttcttgTTGATGCTTGCTCATGTTTAGAAGAGCATATTCATACAGAAGGGCTTTTTAGGAAATCGGGATCTGTTATTCGTCTAAAAGCACTAAAG aataaagTGGATCATGGTGAAAGATGCCTGTCTTCTGCACCTGCTTGTGATATTGCAGGACTTCTGAAGCAGTTTTTTAGGGAATTGCCTGAGCCCATTCTCCCAACTGGTTTGCATGAAGCACTTTTTAAAGCACAACAATTAAGACCAGAGGAGAGGAATAAAGCTACATTGTTGCTCTCCTGTCTTATGGCTGACAACACAATTAATATATTAAGATACTTCTTTAACTTTCTCAGGAAAGTTTCTCTCAG gtcCAGTGAGAATAAGATGGATAGCAGCAATCTTGCTGTAATACTTGCACCTAATCTTCTTCAGACAAGtgaaggacatgaaaagatgtctgCTAACACAGAAAAAAAGCTGCGATTACAGGCTGCAGTAGTACAAACTCTTATTGATTATGCATCAGATATTG GGCATGTTCCAGATTTTATCCTAGAAAAGATGCCAGCTATGTTGGGTATTGATAGTCTCTGTGCTACTCCATCCCTAGAAGGCTTTGAAGAAGGTGATTATGAAACTCCTGGTGACTGTAAGAGAAAGCGAAGACAAAGTGTAGGAG ATTTTGTTAGTGGAGCATTAAATAAACTTAAATCTAACAGGACACCCTCTATTACACCTCAACAGGAAAGAATTG ccCAGCTATCCATTTCACCAACAATTCTTACACCAAATGCTAAGCGTAAACTGCCAGTAGATTCTCATGGTTTCTCAAGTAAGAAAAGGAAGTCCATCAAGCACAATTTTAACTTTGAGTTGTTGCCAAGTAATCTCTTCAGTAGCACTTCTACACCAGTATCAG TTCACTGTGATACAAGCCCAGAAGTGTCATCTCAGAGTTCACTCTCACCTGTTGCCATCAGTGGAAACCATTTGATCAGTACAAGTGTGCTAAGGCGAAGTAAAAGGCTTGCAAGCAAAAAAGTTTGCAG GGTGGAATCAGGAAAAGCAGGCTGCTTTTCTCCTAAAATCAGCCGTAAAGAAAAGGTTCGAAGATCTCTTCGTTTGAAATTTAATCTAGGGAAAAGTAGCAAAGATGGA AATGTGTGTTCTGGTGTTGATAGATCTGAAAATGTTGGTCGACGACTTGcaaatcaaagtttaaaaaataggatTGAATCTGTAAAAACAGGTCTGCTTTTTAGCCCAGATATTGATGAAAGATTAACAAAAAAAG GTTCAAAGAAGATCAGTAAGTCTGAGGAAAACTTATTAACTCCAAAGCGACTAGGTGGAAGAAATTACCGGATGTCTTGGACTGGACCTAGTAATTCAAGTTTTCAAGGAATAGATGGAAATGAAGCTTCTCCAATAGATGCAGTTCTTGAGGTGGAAAACTCTTCTTTGGAGCCTGATATGATGGTTGAAAAGTCATCTGTTAGCTCATATGAGCTTACCTCTTCTAATGTACACAGTAAGCATAATAACAACGTAACTAGCAGCTCTCTTAGTGGGGATGAAAATAACCTGACCACAGAGACTGTGGTGAAAATTCAGAAGGCATTTTCTGAATCTGGAAATAATCTTCATGCATTGCTAAATCACAGGCAATCATCATTAATTAATGTGGGGAAAGTAAAATTTAACGAAACATCTTCTATTGAATATAGCCCAGAAGAAAATCTATTTGAAATTAATAATTTGACTGTGATAGAATCAAATGAACCCCCCACTAGTAAAGATGAAAATAGTTTTTCAGAAAGAGACTTTTCACTACATCAGGCTCAAAAATTGGGTAGAGAAGCCACTATAAATTGTTACTCAACTCAGATGAAGATAGAACTAGAAAACAACATTCATTTGAATATACCAAAAGATTGCTTAAGCAAGCAAGAATTGCCCAgtgatgaacaaataaagaaacaagagTCCCCAAGGGATACACTAAGTACCAAATTAAAGGAGAATGAAAATATGATTGAAGAGAACTTACTGAAACGCGCAGCTTCTAGGGAGGATGTGGCTAGTACCTCTTCCTCAAAGCAGATTGTGTGTAATAGCGCACACCTGTCAAAACCTAGGCCTGTGAGAATTGTTAAACAGCAGTCACTGGTGGAAACATGTGATAAAACGGTTTCTGAACACTTACAAATGACAGAGCATGGAAAGGTTTCAGACCATATACAGTGGTTTAACAATCTTTCTTTAAATGAACCAAATAGGACAAAAGTTAAGTCACCTCTGAAGTTTCAGCGTACTCCTGTCCGTCAGTCTGTCAGAAGAATTAATTCTTTGTTGGAGTATGGTGGACAACCTCCAAGGCATAAATTAGCAAGTCTTGGTGATGCTGCTTCTCCTCTGGTTAAATCAGTGAGCTGTGATAGTGCTCTTCCCTTTCGTATAGAAAGAATGTCAGAAGATTCCTCTGTTCCATGTACCAGATCAAGTCCTAAAGAACAGAAGTCTACATCATGCAAACAGTCAAATGTTGATACGATTTCAAAATCAAGCATGGCGGTAACTTCTACATCTTTCTCACAAATGAAGAGGCACCCAAACTCTAGGAATGCTTCTCTTGGGTCCACCAGAGTTTGTAAACAGGAAGTGATATCTAATGGCCAAATTAAGTTTCCCTTGGATGATCTGACAAATCATGGTATAGTAAAATCTGTTGTAAACAATGACATGGGCTTTTCTTCTGGCATAAATAACAGGGTCCTTAGAAGACCATCAGAAAAAGAGAGGGTCTGGTATAAAGGTTCTCCAAAAAATCCTATTGGAAAAGCTCAACTACTACCAACAAGTAGACCTGTAGACTTGTAA